In a genomic window of Streptomyces noursei ATCC 11455:
- a CDS encoding class I SAM-dependent methyltransferase has translation MVRVTDLDTFSALLAPEGQELLALLRDHDPADELATATRLRRDHPAPLVSAALGQARLRQRAAAKFGADAARMYFTPNGVEQSTRTSVAAHRAARLAAAGVRTLADLCCGIGGDALALARAGIRVLAVDRDPLACAAARANAEALGLADLIEVRCADVTEVDTAGYDAVFVDPARRKGVRGGRIFDPEAYAPPLSWAVGAARSAPCAALKIAPGVPHEALPEDAETEWISDAGDVKEAVLWFGTGRGGAHRATLLPAGDSLVGAGLPDPEPGPVGDWLYEPDGAVIRAHLVADVAEQVGGRLIDPTIAYVTADRLTPTPYATAYAITDVLPFNVKKLKALLREREVGVAVIKKRGSAVEPEELRRKLKLAGPHTCTVFLTRVAGAPTMLLGHPAVQGA, from the coding sequence ATGGTGCGGGTGACCGACCTCGACACCTTCTCCGCGCTGCTCGCCCCCGAGGGCCAGGAACTGCTGGCCCTCCTACGGGACCACGACCCGGCGGACGAGCTGGCGACCGCCACCCGGCTCCGCCGCGACCATCCCGCACCGCTGGTCTCCGCCGCCCTCGGGCAGGCCCGGCTGCGACAGCGGGCCGCCGCGAAGTTCGGCGCGGACGCCGCGCGGATGTACTTCACCCCCAACGGCGTCGAGCAGTCCACCCGCACCTCGGTCGCCGCCCACCGCGCCGCCCGGCTCGCCGCGGCCGGCGTGCGGACCCTGGCCGACCTGTGCTGCGGGATCGGCGGCGACGCGCTCGCGCTGGCCCGGGCCGGGATCCGGGTGCTGGCCGTGGACCGCGACCCGCTGGCCTGCGCGGCGGCCCGGGCCAACGCCGAGGCGCTGGGGCTGGCGGACCTCATCGAGGTGCGGTGCGCGGACGTCACCGAGGTCGACACCGCCGGGTACGACGCGGTGTTCGTGGATCCGGCGCGGCGCAAGGGGGTGCGCGGTGGCCGAATTTTTGATCCGGAGGCGTACGCGCCGCCGCTGTCCTGGGCGGTCGGGGCGGCCCGTTCGGCGCCGTGCGCGGCGTTGAAGATCGCGCCCGGGGTGCCGCACGAGGCGCTGCCCGAGGACGCCGAGACGGAGTGGATCTCCGACGCGGGGGACGTGAAGGAGGCCGTGCTGTGGTTCGGCACCGGCCGGGGCGGCGCCCACCGGGCCACCCTGCTGCCGGCCGGCGACTCCCTGGTCGGCGCCGGCCTCCCGGACCCCGAGCCGGGGCCGGTGGGCGACTGGCTCTACGAGCCCGACGGCGCGGTGATCCGCGCCCATCTGGTCGCCGACGTCGCGGAGCAGGTCGGCGGGCGGCTGATCGACCCGACCATCGCGTATGTGACGGCGGACCGGCTGACGCCGACGCCGTACGCCACCGCCTACGCGATCACCGATGTGCTGCCCTTCAACGTCAAGAAGCTGAAGGCGCTGCTGCGGGAGCGCGAGGTGGGCGTCGCGGTGATCAAGAAGCGCGGGTCCGCGGTGGAGCCCGAGGAACTGCGCCGCAAGCTCAAGCTCGCCGGGCCGCACACCTGCACGGTCTTCCTCACCCGGGTCGCGGGGGCGCCCACGATGCTGCTGGGCCACCCCGCGGTGCAGGGCGCCTGA
- the groES gene encoding co-chaperone GroES, with product MTTASSKVAIKPLEDRIVVQPLDAEQTTASGLVIPDTAKEKPQEGVVLAIGPGRFEDGKRVELDVKVGDVVLYSKYGGTEVKYSGEEYLVLSARDVLAIVEK from the coding sequence GTGACGACCGCCAGTTCCAAGGTTGCCATCAAGCCGCTTGAGGACCGCATCGTGGTCCAGCCGCTCGACGCCGAGCAGACCACGGCCTCCGGCCTGGTCATTCCGGACACCGCGAAGGAGAAGCCCCAGGAGGGCGTCGTCCTGGCGATCGGTCCGGGTCGCTTCGAGGACGGCAAGCGCGTCGAGCTCGACGTCAAGGTCGGCGACGTCGTGCTCTACAGCAAGTACGGCGGCACCGAGGTGAAGTACAGCGGCGAGGAGTACCTCGTCCTCTCGGCTCGCGATGTGCTCGCGATCGTCGAGAAGTAA
- a CDS encoding FtsW/RodA/SpoVE family cell cycle protein gives MTFAALAHAPNRRRTEAWLLGFVVFITVFGYAYTELSMKGQLPGGLAGFAVSVFFIALVPHLVVRRFAPRADPLILPVATLLTGIGLVLLHRLDITYAEKPRLHIAQAATGQLVWTVIGVAVCIAILMVLRDHRLLQRYIYLTMAVALVMLMAPAFFGADKFGAKRWIMLGPLSLQPGEFVKIMIVVFFAGYLTVNRDALALSGRRVMGMQLPPGRQLGPIATIWVISLLVLVFERDLGTSLIFFGVFVIMLYMATERTSWVVCGLLMAVVGAGVVGSTEPHVKGRVMAWLHPMDIFLPENKRPPGLISDQAAQALFSFGSGGIGGSGLGQGHPELIGFAGNSDFILTTVGEELGLAGVMAVLLLYALLAQRGMRVGLTARDPFGKLLAVGLSGALLLQVFVVTGGVTGLIPLTGKALPFLAAGGSSMVANWVMVAVLLRVSDSAQRRREPVRPSPERPDADATQRVPRISGPPAPGA, from the coding sequence ATGACGTTCGCCGCGCTGGCCCACGCGCCGAACCGTCGGCGCACCGAAGCCTGGCTGCTCGGGTTCGTCGTCTTCATCACCGTCTTCGGCTACGCCTACACCGAGCTGTCGATGAAGGGGCAGCTCCCCGGCGGGCTGGCCGGCTTCGCGGTGAGCGTCTTCTTCATCGCGCTGGTGCCGCACCTGGTCGTCCGCCGGTTCGCGCCGCGCGCCGATCCGCTGATCCTGCCGGTGGCGACACTGCTGACCGGGATCGGGCTGGTGCTGCTGCACCGGCTGGACATCACCTACGCGGAGAAGCCCCGGCTGCACATCGCCCAGGCCGCGACCGGGCAGTTGGTGTGGACGGTCATCGGGGTGGCGGTCTGCATCGCGATCCTGATGGTGCTGCGCGACCACCGGCTGCTCCAGCGCTACATCTACCTGACGATGGCGGTCGCGCTGGTCATGCTGATGGCGCCGGCGTTCTTCGGCGCGGACAAGTTCGGCGCCAAGCGCTGGATCATGCTCGGGCCGCTGTCGCTCCAGCCCGGCGAGTTCGTGAAGATCATGATCGTGGTGTTCTTCGCGGGCTACCTCACGGTCAACCGCGATGCGCTGGCGCTGTCCGGGCGCCGGGTGATGGGCATGCAGCTCCCGCCGGGGCGACAGCTCGGGCCGATCGCCACGATCTGGGTGATCAGCCTGCTGGTGCTGGTCTTCGAGCGCGACCTGGGCACCTCGCTGATCTTCTTCGGCGTCTTCGTGATCATGCTCTACATGGCCACCGAGCGCACCAGCTGGGTGGTCTGCGGCCTGCTCATGGCCGTGGTCGGCGCCGGCGTCGTCGGCTCGACCGAACCACACGTCAAGGGCCGTGTGATGGCCTGGCTGCACCCGATGGACATCTTCCTGCCGGAGAACAAGCGGCCGCCGGGCCTGATCTCCGACCAGGCGGCACAGGCGCTGTTCAGCTTCGGCAGCGGCGGGATAGGCGGCTCCGGGCTCGGCCAGGGCCACCCCGAGCTGATCGGATTCGCCGGCAACAGCGACTTCATCCTCACCACCGTCGGCGAGGAACTGGGACTGGCCGGCGTGATGGCCGTCCTGCTGCTGTACGCACTGCTGGCCCAGCGCGGGATGCGGGTGGGGCTGACCGCCCGCGACCCGTTCGGCAAACTGCTGGCGGTCGGGCTCTCCGGCGCGCTGCTGCTCCAGGTCTTCGTCGTCACCGGCGGCGTCACCGGCCTGATCCCGCTGACCGGCAAGGCGCTGCCGTTCCTCGCGGCGGGCGGCTCGTCGATGGTCGCGAACTGGGTGATGGTGGCGGTGCTGCTGCGGGTCAGCGACAGCGCCCAGCGGCGCCGGGAGCCGGTCCGCCCGTCCCCGGAGCGGCCGGACGCGGACGCGACCCAGCGGGTGCCGCGGATCAGCGGGCCGCCCGCGCCCGGGGCCTGA